A DNA window from Vanacampus margaritifer isolate UIUO_Vmar chromosome 19, RoL_Vmar_1.0, whole genome shotgun sequence contains the following coding sequences:
- the unc93a gene encoding protein unc-93 homolog A isoform X1: MTEEQMNVPWWIWGQRKRAFSDATLVKGCLSAATEILLEGIGKTAMISRNFKNVLVVSLGFLSLFTAYGGLQSLQSSLNAEEGMGVASLSVIYASIIISSMFLPPLMIKNLGCKWTIVAGMACYVSYSFGNLYPGWYTLMPTSVILGLGGSPLWSAKCTYLTISGNKQAVKEGKRGPDIINQYFGIFFFIFQSSAVWGNLMSSLIFGQDTNIADISYEQLQSCGAADCGLTISSNSTTSRPAQKLVWTLVGCYIGVGVLAMLIVAIFLDNIDREQTSRFRGNREPFCHTFLATFRLLKDWRLLALIPLTMYSGFEQSFLAGEYTKNYVTCALGIHYVGYVMMCFGASNSLCSFLFGRLARYTGRAALFFLAAAANFACIIVLLYWRPHPNELGVFFVFPALWGMADAIWQTQTNALYGILFPAEKEAAFANYRMWESLGFVIAFAYSTFLCLEYKLYILLAVLLLTVVTYPVVEYHEYKNSTKAEDDGYEEKAVAMDSSKNSGQTRL, from the exons ATGACTGAAGAACAAATGAATGTTCCCTGGTGGATTTGGGGACAACGGAAACGAGCATTTAGCGACGCGACGCTCGTTAAAGGATGCCTCAGTGCAGCTACCGAGATATTGCTCGAAG GTATTGGCAAAACAGCCATGATCAGCCGGAACTTCAAGAATGTTCTGGTGGTGTCGCTGGGCTTCCTGTCGCTCTTCACGGCGTACGGCGGACTGCAGAGCCTGCAG AGCAGCCTGAATGCGGAGGAGGGCATGGGGGTGGCGTCTCTGAGCGTCATCTACGCGTCCATCATCATCTCGTCCATGTTCCTGCCGCCGCTCATGATCAAGAACCTGGGCTGCAAGTGGACCATCGTGGCCGGCATGGCCTGCTACGTCTCCTACTCCTTTGGGAACCTCTACCCGGGATG GTACACCCTCATGCCCACCTCTGTGATCCTGGGCTTGGGCGGCTCCCCGCTGTGGTCGGCCAAGTGCACGTACCTCACCATCTCCGGCAACAAGCAGGCGGTCAAGGAGGGGAAGAGGGGTCCGGACATCATCAACCAGTATTTTGgcatcttcttcttcatttttcagTCGTCCGCCGTGTGGGGGAACCTCATGTCTTCGCTCATTTTTGGACAGGACACCAACATAG CTGACATTTCGTACGAGCAGCTGCAGTCTTGCGGGGCTGCCGACTGCGGCCTGACGATCTCCTCCAACAGCACCACCAGCAGGCCGGCGCAGAAACTGGTGTGGACCCTGGTCGGATGCTACATCG GCGTGGGCGTGCTGGCCATGCTGATCGTGGCCATATTCCTGGACAACATCGACCGCGAGCAGACCAGCCGTTTCCGTGGCAACCGCGAGCCGTTCTGCCACACTTTCCTGGCCACCTTCCGTCTTCTGAAGGACTGGAGGCTGCTCGCCCTCATCCCGCTCACCATGTACAGCGGCTTTGAGCAGAGCTTCCTGGCCGGAGAGTACACAAAG aACTACGTGACGTGCGCGCTGGGTATTCACTACGTGGGCTACGTGATGATGTGTTTCGGGGCATCCAATTCGCTTTGCTCCTTCCTCTTCGGACGGCTGGCTCGCTACACCGGCAGGGCGGCGTTATTCtttctgg cGGCGGCGGCTAACTTCGCATGCATCATCGTGCTGTTGTATTGGAGGCCTCATCCTAACGAGTTGGGCGTCTTCTTTGTTTTTCCCGCCTTGTGGGGAATGGCTGACGCCATCTGGCAGACACAGACCAACG CTCTGTACGGCATCTTGTTCCCAGCCGAGAAGGAGGCAGCCTTCGCCAACTACCGCATGTGGGAATCTTTGGGCTTCGTGATTGCATTTGCATACAGTACCTTCCTGTGTCTGGAGTACAAACTGTACATCCTGCTGGCCGTGCTGCTGCTGACTGTTGTCACCTACCCGGTGGTAGAGTACCACGAGTATAAGAATTCCACGAAAGCCGAGGACGACGGATATGAGGAGAAAGCCGTCGCCATGGACAGCAGCAAGAATTCCGGACAGACCCGACTCTGA
- the unc93a gene encoding protein unc-93 homolog A isoform X3, which translates to MFWWCRWASCRSSRRTADCRACSLNAEEGMGVASLSVIYASIIISSMFLPPLMIKNLGCKWTIVAGMACYVSYSFGNLYPGWYTLMPTSVILGLGGSPLWSAKCTYLTISGNKQAVKEGKRGPDIINQYFGIFFFIFQSSAVWGNLMSSLIFGQDTNIADISYEQLQSCGAADCGLTISSNSTTSRPAQKLVWTLVGCYIGVGVLAMLIVAIFLDNIDREQTSRFRGNREPFCHTFLATFRLLKDWRLLALIPLTMYSGFEQSFLAGEYTKNYVTCALGIHYVGYVMMCFGASNSLCSFLFGRLARYTGRAALFFLAAAANFACIIVLLYWRPHPNELGVFFVFPALWGMADAIWQTQTNALYGILFPAEKEAAFANYRMWESLGFVIAFAYSTFLCLEYKLYILLAVLLLTVVTYPVVEYHEYKNSTKAEDDGYEEKAVAMDSSKNSGQTRL; encoded by the exons ATGTTCTGGTGGTGTCGCTGGGCTTCCTGTCGCTCTTCACGGCGTACGGCGGACTGCAGAGCCTGCAG CCTGAATGCGGAGGAGGGCATGGGGGTGGCGTCTCTGAGCGTCATCTACGCGTCCATCATCATCTCGTCCATGTTCCTGCCGCCGCTCATGATCAAGAACCTGGGCTGCAAGTGGACCATCGTGGCCGGCATGGCCTGCTACGTCTCCTACTCCTTTGGGAACCTCTACCCGGGATG GTACACCCTCATGCCCACCTCTGTGATCCTGGGCTTGGGCGGCTCCCCGCTGTGGTCGGCCAAGTGCACGTACCTCACCATCTCCGGCAACAAGCAGGCGGTCAAGGAGGGGAAGAGGGGTCCGGACATCATCAACCAGTATTTTGgcatcttcttcttcatttttcagTCGTCCGCCGTGTGGGGGAACCTCATGTCTTCGCTCATTTTTGGACAGGACACCAACATAG CTGACATTTCGTACGAGCAGCTGCAGTCTTGCGGGGCTGCCGACTGCGGCCTGACGATCTCCTCCAACAGCACCACCAGCAGGCCGGCGCAGAAACTGGTGTGGACCCTGGTCGGATGCTACATCG GCGTGGGCGTGCTGGCCATGCTGATCGTGGCCATATTCCTGGACAACATCGACCGCGAGCAGACCAGCCGTTTCCGTGGCAACCGCGAGCCGTTCTGCCACACTTTCCTGGCCACCTTCCGTCTTCTGAAGGACTGGAGGCTGCTCGCCCTCATCCCGCTCACCATGTACAGCGGCTTTGAGCAGAGCTTCCTGGCCGGAGAGTACACAAAG aACTACGTGACGTGCGCGCTGGGTATTCACTACGTGGGCTACGTGATGATGTGTTTCGGGGCATCCAATTCGCTTTGCTCCTTCCTCTTCGGACGGCTGGCTCGCTACACCGGCAGGGCGGCGTTATTCtttctgg cGGCGGCGGCTAACTTCGCATGCATCATCGTGCTGTTGTATTGGAGGCCTCATCCTAACGAGTTGGGCGTCTTCTTTGTTTTTCCCGCCTTGTGGGGAATGGCTGACGCCATCTGGCAGACACAGACCAACG CTCTGTACGGCATCTTGTTCCCAGCCGAGAAGGAGGCAGCCTTCGCCAACTACCGCATGTGGGAATCTTTGGGCTTCGTGATTGCATTTGCATACAGTACCTTCCTGTGTCTGGAGTACAAACTGTACATCCTGCTGGCCGTGCTGCTGCTGACTGTTGTCACCTACCCGGTGGTAGAGTACCACGAGTATAAGAATTCCACGAAAGCCGAGGACGACGGATATGAGGAGAAAGCCGTCGCCATGGACAGCAGCAAGAATTCCGGACAGACCCGACTCTGA
- the ccn2a gene encoding CCN family member 2a isoform X1 gives MPLKMSAMKKVILLPFVCAVFWSLAAGQECGGPCSCPSAPPECAPGVSLVPDGCGCCRVCAKQMGELCAERDACDSHKGLYCDFGSPINRRIGVCTAREGATCVFGGMVYKSGESFQSSCKYQCTCLDGAVGCVPLCSMDVRLPSPDCPAPRRVKVPGKCCEEWVCDAPQHTNSFMGSVLPGESSLNRIPPEPLPIRTGRLIWMLFFFLPLLWRAAYRQEETYGPDLSLMRENCLVQTTEWSACSKTCGLGVSTRVTNDNRECRLEKQTRLCMVRPCESHLEQSIRKGKKCIRTPRLSKPMKFEISGCTTTKSYRPKFCGVCLDGRCCTPHRTTTLPMEFKCPDGQVMKKHMMFIKSCACHHNCPGENDIFESVYYKKMMGDMA, from the exons ATGCCTCTCAAGATGTCCGCCATGAAGAAAGTGATTTTGCTGCCGTTTGTGTGCGCCGTCTTCTGGAGCCTG GCTGCCGGTCAGGAGTGCGGCGGCCCGTGCTCGTGCCCCTCCGCGCCCCCCGAGTGCGCCCCCGGCGTGAGCCTGGTGCCGGACGGCTGCGGGTGCTGCCGGGTGTGCGCCAAGCAGATGGGAGAGCTTTGCGCCGAGAGGGACGCCTGCGACAGCCACAAGGGCCTCTACTGCGACTTTGGGTCGCCCATCAATAGACGCATTGGCGTGTGCACAG cGCGAGAGGGCGCCACCTGCGTGTTTGGAGGAATGGTGTACAAGAGCGGCGAGAGTTTCCAGAGCAGCTGCAAGTACCAGTGCACCTGCCTGGACGGAGCGGTGGGCTGCGTGCCGCTGTGCTCCATGGACGTGCGTCTGCCCAGTCCCGACTGCCCCGCCCCCAGGCGCGTCAAGGTGCCCGGCAAATGCTGCGAGGAGTGGGTGTGCGACGCCCCGCAGCACACAAACAGCTTCATGGGCTCCGTCTTACCCGGTGAGTCATCGCTTAATCGGATCCCGCCCGAGCCGCTTCCCATCCGGACGGGTCGGCTAATctggatgttgtttttttttcttccgctTTTGTGGCGAGCAGCTTACCGCCAAGAGGAGACCTATGGCCCGGATCTGTCCCTGATGAGGGAGAACTGCCTGGTTCAGACCACAGAGTGGAGCGCCTGCTCCAAGACGTGCGGCCTGGGCGTCTCCACCCGGGTCACCAACGACAACCGCGAGTGCCGCCTGGAGAAGCAGACCCGCCTGTGCATGGTGCGCCCCTGCGAGTCCCATCTGGAGCAAAGTATCCGG AAAGGGAAGAAGTGCATCCGCACGCCTCGCCTGTCCAAGCCCATGAAGTTCGAGATCTCGGGCTGCACCACCACCAAGTCGTACCGCCCCAAATTCTGCGGCGTGTGCCTGGATGGCCGCTGCTGCACCCCCCACCGGACCACCACGCTGCCCATGGAGTTCAAGTGCCCCGACGGGCAGGTGATGAAGAAGCACATGATGTTCATCAAGTCGTGCGCCTGCCACCACAACTGCCCCGGCGAGAACGACATCTTCGAGTCGGTCTACTACAAGAAGATGATGGGCGACATGGCTTGA
- the unc93a gene encoding protein unc-93 homolog A isoform X2: MISRNFKNVLVVSLGFLSLFTAYGGLQSLQSSLNAEEGMGVASLSVIYASIIISSMFLPPLMIKNLGCKWTIVAGMACYVSYSFGNLYPGWYTLMPTSVILGLGGSPLWSAKCTYLTISGNKQAVKEGKRGPDIINQYFGIFFFIFQSSAVWGNLMSSLIFGQDTNIADISYEQLQSCGAADCGLTISSNSTTSRPAQKLVWTLVGCYIGVGVLAMLIVAIFLDNIDREQTSRFRGNREPFCHTFLATFRLLKDWRLLALIPLTMYSGFEQSFLAGEYTKNYVTCALGIHYVGYVMMCFGASNSLCSFLFGRLARYTGRAALFFLAAAANFACIIVLLYWRPHPNELGVFFVFPALWGMADAIWQTQTNALYGILFPAEKEAAFANYRMWESLGFVIAFAYSTFLCLEYKLYILLAVLLLTVVTYPVVEYHEYKNSTKAEDDGYEEKAVAMDSSKNSGQTRL; encoded by the exons ATGATCAGCCGGAACTTCAAGAATGTTCTGGTGGTGTCGCTGGGCTTCCTGTCGCTCTTCACGGCGTACGGCGGACTGCAGAGCCTGCAG AGCAGCCTGAATGCGGAGGAGGGCATGGGGGTGGCGTCTCTGAGCGTCATCTACGCGTCCATCATCATCTCGTCCATGTTCCTGCCGCCGCTCATGATCAAGAACCTGGGCTGCAAGTGGACCATCGTGGCCGGCATGGCCTGCTACGTCTCCTACTCCTTTGGGAACCTCTACCCGGGATG GTACACCCTCATGCCCACCTCTGTGATCCTGGGCTTGGGCGGCTCCCCGCTGTGGTCGGCCAAGTGCACGTACCTCACCATCTCCGGCAACAAGCAGGCGGTCAAGGAGGGGAAGAGGGGTCCGGACATCATCAACCAGTATTTTGgcatcttcttcttcatttttcagTCGTCCGCCGTGTGGGGGAACCTCATGTCTTCGCTCATTTTTGGACAGGACACCAACATAG CTGACATTTCGTACGAGCAGCTGCAGTCTTGCGGGGCTGCCGACTGCGGCCTGACGATCTCCTCCAACAGCACCACCAGCAGGCCGGCGCAGAAACTGGTGTGGACCCTGGTCGGATGCTACATCG GCGTGGGCGTGCTGGCCATGCTGATCGTGGCCATATTCCTGGACAACATCGACCGCGAGCAGACCAGCCGTTTCCGTGGCAACCGCGAGCCGTTCTGCCACACTTTCCTGGCCACCTTCCGTCTTCTGAAGGACTGGAGGCTGCTCGCCCTCATCCCGCTCACCATGTACAGCGGCTTTGAGCAGAGCTTCCTGGCCGGAGAGTACACAAAG aACTACGTGACGTGCGCGCTGGGTATTCACTACGTGGGCTACGTGATGATGTGTTTCGGGGCATCCAATTCGCTTTGCTCCTTCCTCTTCGGACGGCTGGCTCGCTACACCGGCAGGGCGGCGTTATTCtttctgg cGGCGGCGGCTAACTTCGCATGCATCATCGTGCTGTTGTATTGGAGGCCTCATCCTAACGAGTTGGGCGTCTTCTTTGTTTTTCCCGCCTTGTGGGGAATGGCTGACGCCATCTGGCAGACACAGACCAACG CTCTGTACGGCATCTTGTTCCCAGCCGAGAAGGAGGCAGCCTTCGCCAACTACCGCATGTGGGAATCTTTGGGCTTCGTGATTGCATTTGCATACAGTACCTTCCTGTGTCTGGAGTACAAACTGTACATCCTGCTGGCCGTGCTGCTGCTGACTGTTGTCACCTACCCGGTGGTAGAGTACCACGAGTATAAGAATTCCACGAAAGCCGAGGACGACGGATATGAGGAGAAAGCCGTCGCCATGGACAGCAGCAAGAATTCCGGACAGACCCGACTCTGA
- the ccn2a gene encoding CCN family member 2a isoform X2 encodes MPLKMSAMKKVILLPFVCAVFWSLAAGQECGGPCSCPSAPPECAPGVSLVPDGCGCCRVCAKQMGELCAERDACDSHKGLYCDFGSPINRRIGVCTAREGATCVFGGMVYKSGESFQSSCKYQCTCLDGAVGCVPLCSMDVRLPSPDCPAPRRVKVPGKCCEEWVCDAPQHTNSFMGSVLPAYRQEETYGPDLSLMRENCLVQTTEWSACSKTCGLGVSTRVTNDNRECRLEKQTRLCMVRPCESHLEQSIRKGKKCIRTPRLSKPMKFEISGCTTTKSYRPKFCGVCLDGRCCTPHRTTTLPMEFKCPDGQVMKKHMMFIKSCACHHNCPGENDIFESVYYKKMMGDMA; translated from the exons ATGCCTCTCAAGATGTCCGCCATGAAGAAAGTGATTTTGCTGCCGTTTGTGTGCGCCGTCTTCTGGAGCCTG GCTGCCGGTCAGGAGTGCGGCGGCCCGTGCTCGTGCCCCTCCGCGCCCCCCGAGTGCGCCCCCGGCGTGAGCCTGGTGCCGGACGGCTGCGGGTGCTGCCGGGTGTGCGCCAAGCAGATGGGAGAGCTTTGCGCCGAGAGGGACGCCTGCGACAGCCACAAGGGCCTCTACTGCGACTTTGGGTCGCCCATCAATAGACGCATTGGCGTGTGCACAG cGCGAGAGGGCGCCACCTGCGTGTTTGGAGGAATGGTGTACAAGAGCGGCGAGAGTTTCCAGAGCAGCTGCAAGTACCAGTGCACCTGCCTGGACGGAGCGGTGGGCTGCGTGCCGCTGTGCTCCATGGACGTGCGTCTGCCCAGTCCCGACTGCCCCGCCCCCAGGCGCGTCAAGGTGCCCGGCAAATGCTGCGAGGAGTGGGTGTGCGACGCCCCGCAGCACACAAACAGCTTCATGGGCTCCGTCTTACCCG CTTACCGCCAAGAGGAGACCTATGGCCCGGATCTGTCCCTGATGAGGGAGAACTGCCTGGTTCAGACCACAGAGTGGAGCGCCTGCTCCAAGACGTGCGGCCTGGGCGTCTCCACCCGGGTCACCAACGACAACCGCGAGTGCCGCCTGGAGAAGCAGACCCGCCTGTGCATGGTGCGCCCCTGCGAGTCCCATCTGGAGCAAAGTATCCGG AAAGGGAAGAAGTGCATCCGCACGCCTCGCCTGTCCAAGCCCATGAAGTTCGAGATCTCGGGCTGCACCACCACCAAGTCGTACCGCCCCAAATTCTGCGGCGTGTGCCTGGATGGCCGCTGCTGCACCCCCCACCGGACCACCACGCTGCCCATGGAGTTCAAGTGCCCCGACGGGCAGGTGATGAAGAAGCACATGATGTTCATCAAGTCGTGCGCCTGCCACCACAACTGCCCCGGCGAGAACGACATCTTCGAGTCGGTCTACTACAAGAAGATGATGGGCGACATGGCTTGA